The DNA region ttaaagataacaggacatcaattatttttctttcctgaACCTAAAATGGTGATTCACATCACTCCTTTTTCTAAGAACTGAACTTCTATATGCAAGATGTATGAAATGGATGGgctggataaaatttaaaaagtggaTACTTGAGGATCATAGCAAAAGAGATTACAAAACCATAAAATATTCACAGCTACAACAGTTAAACCAGTTCAACAAAATGGACTGAACACACGCAACGCACAAAAACCAACGCAgatgaaaggaaacaaaacataTCATTGCTCCCTGACtattgaaaagagagagagaaggaaaggagATAAATCACTTGGGATCTCCTACAGTGCAAATTACAACTCCAAAACTAGTCAATATGCAAGAAATCAGCTTCAATACCTTCAGTTTTGATGCCAAAGCAAAAAAGTCCCCTTCTATAAAGTCTATTTGATCACTAACTCCATAGACGGAAGCATTGTGAAATGCATAATCAATCTTCTTCGGATCAATATCAATTGCGATGACATGTTTGTACCTGAAACATTGAATGATATGAAAATCAAGTACATGAAAATTAACACATGACTTCCAAACATTCTAAAGAGAGCAATGGAGtctagaaaatagaaaaataatatgcatggtgaaattttaaaaactaaatgccAAGTGAGCCGTTTCTACATCACCAAGAAAACTTCCAGGCTAAGGCTAAAGAAACTTTATCTGGAATGGAGTTAAAAAAGTCTAGTCACCTCTGTGCAAATTGAATGGCATTTCCACCAACACCAGTGAAACAGTCAATTATGGTGTCCCCCATACAACGCAATGCATGATGCTTGGCTATAGGCTCTGGTGTAACAGAAAACCATCCTTCTTCATCCATTCTTATACCATCATCAAATCTGGAAAATAAGGTGTACCTTTGACACCAATATTTGGCGATGTTCAAAGAAAACTCTTCAAACATCTGCTCACTTTGAAGGTCTGcacaaaacaaagcaaaaccaaATTTTAACAGTATTTGATCAACATCAAAAAAACTGGAAAGTAAAAAACAGCACAAAGTTTCTATCAGTAGCTATCCTAACTACTTCAGCAAAAATACAGCCCATGCACAAGCTATCCCAACTCTTTAATTCAATTTTCACGGTCCTAACCCTTCTTATCTGCTGAATAGAAACAAGATGGATCaaatattgtgaaaaaaattaatttctgtGGATATAGAAATTTAATAGTCAATCTCAGTGACTACTATGGTAATAACTTCCAGTTATATAACAAACAAGAAAGCCAACAAAAAgaggtggggggggggggacctTCAAACAAAGGATGCAAATATCAGAACAAAGATTATTTTATGTACGATCAACTCCAATCAGCATGCCTTACATCAGTCAAAAACTAACTAAAGGTCTGTTTGCATTCCTAAATGGGAACTAAATAATTCAGCATTATGGAAATAGATGAACAGAAGAGATTGAACAAAAACTGACttctatcaaaaataattttatagaatagTCCATTTGCATGCCAAAATGGGAACAAAGTATATACCTTCActattcattgatgatttcttaTGGACtcgtgtttttttctctttcttttttggttttgtgatGGCAGGGTTAAGCTGGATATCCAAATTATCAGTTGCGGGATCAGCAATTTCAAGATAGATATCACTCTCCTCAGTAACTTCTTCCGTGACTGTACTCGTCAGGCTGCATGAAAAAAACAGATGTCAGCAGACTCACAAATGGGCAACACAAGCAGGTATAAATTAAGTTAACCATGACAATCAGATTTATTGGTTCTATCTTTACATTGTCCTTGATAAAAAGCATACTACTTCATGTTTATCAAACCTGGTTACTTGATCATTCTCCAACAAGGAACAAATCAaccaaaaacaattgaaaattagAATAAAGGCATAATACCTGTCCATACACTCCTGCACAGCTGATGGTAAGTGCAATGCAACTTCATTATCAAAACTTCCATTGACAAGATATTCATCTGCGTGCTCAAAACTTCCATTTGCAGGGACTATAGTTAAACCAGGCATGGAGTTGCCAGTTGCAACTCCAATCTCCATCGAAACTTCATCAGATGATTTATTTAAACAGCTCTCATCGATTGGTGGTCCCTCAGATGTCTCGTGATAATTAAGTGAACTGCAGGAAAAGGAAGGCCCTCCATTCATTTCAGTCACTTCAGCAGCTGCTTCATTCAATTCATCAGTGATATCGCCAGATGCTAGATGTTCCATACCAGGGGGTGGATACCATGTACAAGTGTTTGTTTCGACATTGTGGAAGTAATATCTCATGTACAAAGAGTCCCAATACACCCTCCAATCTCTAAAATCACCATGGTAGTTACAACTGTCTATTTCACCATGTCCAACCACTTCTGAACTCTGAGAGAACTCAGGAGGTTCAGAAATCCCCAAATGCTCTGTGCCACTATCATTGCAAAACTTATCACCTTCTTCATGATGGTTAGCAGCAGATGACTCTTCTAGACACTCATACTCAATTAACCTGTTGGCAATTTCCTTCTCACCATGGTTGGCACCTGCATCTGTTAGACAGCACACTCCTGGAGGTGAACCATCTGAATTGCTCAAACTTTGTCCTCCATTATCATCATCCTTGGACATAACATCATTGTGTGGTACAGACTCGTATTCATGGCCAGCATTAGACAGACAGTGAGATGCCCCCCCAAGGTTTTTCTCCCTGACAGCACCAAAAATAATCTTAGTCGAACTTGCTGAATCACCAGTGGGGCATTCAGTTTCATTAATACCCACTGCAACATCATAAAAACAGGATTCACTTTGGCCCATCATTGACATGCAACATAAGGAATTTCTTGTGCTATCATTCAAAACAGAAGGAGATACAATCTCCAACCCACTCACTTGGGTAAATTCTAATGCTTCTTCCTTGGCTTCTTTATGACTACGGGAATGCTTCAAGCGAGCACctttccttttgcttttcttcattttgttgcTCG from Populus alba chromosome 14, ASM523922v2, whole genome shotgun sequence includes:
- the LOC118035861 gene encoding uncharacterized protein isoform X3; translation: MSKDDDNGGQSLSNSDGSPPGVCCLTDAGANHGEKEIANRLIEYECLEESSAANHHEEGDKFCNDSGTEHLGISEPPEFSQSSEVVGHGEIDSCNYHGDFRDWRVYWDSLYMRYYFHNVETNTCTWYPPPGMEHLASGDITDELNEAAAEVTEMNGGPSFSCSSLNYHETSEGPPIDESCLNKSSDEVSMEIGVATGNSMPGLTIVPANGSFEHADEYLVNGSFDNEVALHLPSAVQECMDSLTSTVTEEVTEESDIYLEIADPATDNLDIQLNPAITKPKKKEKKTRVHKKSSMNSEDLQSEQMFEEFSLNIAKYWCQRYTLFSRFDDGIRMDEEGWFSVTPEPIAKHHALRCMGDTIIDCFTGVGGNAIQFAQRYKHVIAIDIDPKKIDYAFHNASVYGVSDQIDFIEGDFFALASKLKADSVFLSPPWGGPAYSKVKTYNIKTMLKPRDGYSLFNTAKQIGHRIIMFLPRNIDLNQLAELCLTSNPPWSLEVEKNFMNGKLKAITAYFSNTVIEGQ
- the LOC118035861 gene encoding uncharacterized protein isoform X1 yields the protein MEIEGGGGAAIRALGSFFKLTEVYIWDDGSTETREIALPPESTKSSRDLDDISFSIPASTTEILENEQLIKQMDALGLPISFLSNKETSNKMKKSKRKGARLKHSRSHKEAKEEALEFTQVSGLEIVSPSVLNDSTRNSLCCMSMMGQSESCFYDVAVGINETECPTGDSASSTKIIFGAVREKNLGGASHCLSNAGHEYESVPHNDVMSKDDDNGGQSLSNSDGSPPGVCCLTDAGANHGEKEIANRLIEYECLEESSAANHHEEGDKFCNDSGTEHLGISEPPEFSQSSEVVGHGEIDSCNYHGDFRDWRVYWDSLYMRYYFHNVETNTCTWYPPPGMEHLASGDITDELNEAAAEVTEMNGGPSFSCSSLNYHETSEGPPIDESCLNKSSDEVSMEIGVATGNSMPGLTIVPANGSFEHADEYLVNGSFDNEVALHLPSAVQECMDSLTSTVTEEVTEESDIYLEIADPATDNLDIQLNPAITKPKKKEKKTRVHKKSSMNSEDLQSEQMFEEFSLNIAKYWCQRYTLFSRFDDGIRMDEEGWFSVTPEPIAKHHALRCMGDTIIDCFTGVGGNAIQFAQRYKHVIAIDIDPKKIDYAFHNASVYGVSDQIDFIEGDFFALASKLKADSVFLSPPWGGPAYSKVKTYNIKTMLKPRDGYSLFNTAKQIGHRIIMFLPRNIDLNQLAELCLTSNPPWSLEVEKNFMNGKLKAITAYFSNTVIEGQ
- the LOC118035861 gene encoding uncharacterized protein isoform X2, translating into MGINETECPTGDSASSTKIIFGAVREKNLGGASHCLSNAGHEYESVPHNDVMSKDDDNGGQSLSNSDGSPPGVCCLTDAGANHGEKEIANRLIEYECLEESSAANHHEEGDKFCNDSGTEHLGISEPPEFSQSSEVVGHGEIDSCNYHGDFRDWRVYWDSLYMRYYFHNVETNTCTWYPPPGMEHLASGDITDELNEAAAEVTEMNGGPSFSCSSLNYHETSEGPPIDESCLNKSSDEVSMEIGVATGNSMPGLTIVPANGSFEHADEYLVNGSFDNEVALHLPSAVQECMDSLTSTVTEEVTEESDIYLEIADPATDNLDIQLNPAITKPKKKEKKTRVHKKSSMNSEDLQSEQMFEEFSLNIAKYWCQRYTLFSRFDDGIRMDEEGWFSVTPEPIAKHHALRCMGDTIIDCFTGVGGNAIQFAQRYKHVIAIDIDPKKIDYAFHNASVYGVSDQIDFIEGDFFALASKLKADSVFLSPPWGGPAYSKVKTYNIKTMLKPRDGYSLFNTAKQIGHRIIMFLPRNIDLNQLAELCLTSNPPWSLEVEKNFMNGKLKAITAYFSNTVIEGQ